In Hymenobacter gelipurpurascens, one DNA window encodes the following:
- a CDS encoding dienelactone hydrolase family protein gives MKLLKLFALPVIGLLGLFAGPNAQAQTQTYGQLLEDAARHLGQKNYCEATTAFKRALTDSTQVGPFDLYAGAGAAANCPGQQGQALRWLLQLTRQANVPITARDVDNMAQDESFSSLHGFAEWSRFLAGMRQVAARRTTEAQHAAAEWRRNALNQALPVPTKKGRYAAVSPGFALYHAPVDTVQVPYLVYVPNSYQPTRPAALLVYLHGGVASTTQFQASDPGVAQEPVFAAAAEQHALVLYPFGRQSFGWLEQRAALDNVRTMVEQVKQRYHIDSRRVYLGGMSNGGTAAFWYACQSPAGFAGFFALSALPVSALGPLNFMQLRRGASFYSLHAQDDQVVAYQEVQAIYAQHQEQARQWHFETLPTGGHAFLYGPEGATALRELLTRMMRKPGSGQVQ, from the coding sequence ATGAAACTCCTCAAACTATTTGCATTGCCTGTTATTGGCTTGCTAGGCCTATTTGCTGGCCCAAATGCTCAGGCTCAAACCCAAACCTACGGTCAGCTCTTGGAGGATGCTGCTCGCCACTTAGGGCAAAAGAACTACTGCGAGGCTACTACGGCATTTAAACGTGCCTTAACAGATAGTACCCAGGTAGGGCCCTTCGACCTGTATGCTGGTGCAGGTGCGGCCGCTAACTGTCCTGGCCAGCAGGGGCAGGCGTTGCGCTGGCTGCTGCAGCTAACCCGCCAAGCCAACGTGCCCATTACTGCCCGCGACGTAGACAATATGGCGCAGGACGAGAGCTTCAGCAGTTTGCATGGCTTTGCGGAGTGGAGTCGCTTTCTGGCCGGTATGCGCCAAGTGGCTGCCCGCCGTACCACTGAAGCGCAACATGCGGCCGCCGAGTGGCGGCGCAACGCGCTGAATCAAGCACTTCCTGTGCCTACTAAGAAAGGCCGCTATGCAGCTGTCTCTCCCGGATTTGCTCTGTATCACGCCCCAGTGGATACCGTGCAGGTTCCGTACCTGGTGTATGTGCCCAACTCCTACCAGCCCACGCGCCCCGCGGCGCTACTGGTTTACCTGCACGGTGGTGTTGCGAGTACCACCCAGTTTCAGGCCTCTGACCCAGGGGTAGCTCAGGAACCTGTTTTTGCCGCTGCCGCCGAGCAACATGCGCTGGTGCTATACCCCTTTGGCCGTCAATCGTTCGGGTGGTTGGAGCAGCGGGCAGCGCTAGACAACGTGCGCACCATGGTAGAGCAGGTAAAACAGCGCTACCACATTGATTCCCGCCGCGTGTACCTGGGGGGTATGTCGAACGGCGGCACGGCGGCGTTCTGGTATGCCTGCCAATCGCCGGCGGGCTTTGCGGGCTTCTTCGCTCTCTCAGCTCTTCCGGTTAGTGCTTTAGGCCCTTTGAACTTTATGCAGTTGCGCCGAGGTGCATCGTTTTACTCGCTGCACGCCCAGGATGACCAGGTAGTTGCTTATCAGGAGGTGCAAGCCATCTATGCACAACACCAAGAGCAAGCCCGGCAGTGGCACTTCGAGACGCTGCCCACGGGCGGCCACGCGTTTTTATATGGTCCGGAAGGGGCTACTGCTTTGCGGGAACTGCTCACCCGCATGATGAGGAAGCCAGGTTCGGGGCAAGTACAGTAG
- a CDS encoding FAD binding domain-containing protein, whose protein sequence is MLQFYLNDQLIRTSQPAGSTLLDFVRYNRHLTGTKIGCREGDCGACTVLVGELQPDGKTVAYQSMTSCLTPLGNAHGRHVVTVEGINAARGTLTPVQQAIVAEGGSQCGFCTVGFVMSLTGHSLSQKTTQPGAALASIDGNICRCTGYKSLERAAAALQEQLADRPTEQPVSWLAAQGFVPTYFQDIPAKLTALHNAANTAAAGGQVAQNGHSAAGTGLDAATAARAQVLGGGTDLLVQRPEQLREMPVHLVYGQAERRGIRQEGNQIILGAATTAQELLESEVMRELLPRLPQYLKLVSSTPIRNMGTVAGNFINASPIGDLTILFLALGASITLEDTALGQRRELPLQELYAGYKKLTKTADEQVLDISLPAPLTTDYFNFEKVSKRTHLDIASVNSAAWLRVEGGLVQAARLSAGGVGPIPLVLPRTAEFLVGQVISVETVRGALELAQQETSPISDVRGTEQYKRLLLRQLLAAHFLQFFPERLTMAELL, encoded by the coding sequence ATGCTTCAGTTTTACCTCAACGATCAGCTCATCCGCACCAGCCAGCCGGCCGGCAGCACGCTGCTCGATTTCGTGCGCTACAACCGCCACCTGACGGGCACCAAAATAGGATGCCGCGAGGGCGACTGCGGCGCCTGCACGGTGCTGGTAGGAGAGCTGCAACCCGATGGCAAAACGGTGGCCTACCAGTCTATGACCTCGTGCCTGACGCCGCTGGGCAATGCTCACGGCCGCCATGTGGTGACGGTGGAGGGCATTAATGCGGCACGGGGCACGCTCACGCCGGTGCAGCAGGCTATTGTGGCGGAAGGTGGCTCGCAGTGCGGCTTCTGCACGGTGGGCTTCGTGATGTCGTTGACGGGCCACTCGCTCAGTCAGAAAACTACGCAGCCGGGCGCGGCACTGGCTTCCATTGATGGTAATATCTGCCGCTGCACGGGGTATAAGTCGCTGGAGCGGGCGGCGGCGGCCTTGCAGGAGCAGCTTGCCGATAGGCCTACGGAGCAACCCGTGAGCTGGCTGGCAGCGCAGGGCTTTGTACCTACTTATTTCCAGGATATTCCGGCTAAGCTTACGGCTCTGCATAACGCCGCCAACACCGCCGCAGCCGGCGGGCAGGTAGCGCAAAATGGCCACTCCGCTGCTGGTACTGGCCTAGACGCGGCCACGGCAGCCCGCGCCCAAGTGCTGGGCGGCGGCACCGATTTGCTGGTGCAGCGACCCGAGCAGCTGCGCGAGATGCCGGTGCATCTGGTGTACGGGCAAGCCGAGCGCCGCGGCATCCGGCAAGAGGGAAACCAGATTATACTAGGGGCCGCCACCACGGCCCAGGAGTTGCTGGAGTCGGAGGTGATGCGGGAGCTGCTGCCGCGCCTGCCGCAGTACCTAAAGCTGGTATCGAGCACACCCATCCGCAACATGGGCACCGTGGCCGGCAACTTCATCAACGCCTCCCCCATCGGCGACCTAACCATCCTGTTTCTGGCCCTCGGCGCCAGCATTACGCTGGAAGACACGGCCCTAGGCCAGCGCCGGGAGCTGCCGTTGCAGGAGCTGTATGCCGGCTATAAGAAGCTCACCAAAACTGCCGACGAGCAGGTACTGGACATTAGCTTGCCTGCTCCGCTGACGACAGATTACTTCAACTTCGAGAAGGTCTCGAAACGGACGCACCTGGACATTGCTAGCGTAAACTCGGCGGCGTGGCTGCGGGTAGAAGGTGGCCTAGTGCAGGCAGCGCGTCTATCAGCGGGCGGCGTAGGCCCCATTCCGCTAGTGCTGCCCCGCACGGCGGAGTTTCTGGTAGGCCAGGTAATCAGTGTTGAAACCGTGCGTGGTGCACTGGAGCTGGCGCAGCAGGAAACCAGTCCGATCAGTGATGTGCGTGGCACCGAGCAGTACAAGCGCTTACTATTGCGGCAGCTGCTGGCAGCGCACTTCCTGCAGTTCTTCCCGGAGCGCCTGACCATGGCTGAGTTGCTGTAG
- a CDS encoding xanthine dehydrogenase molybdopterin binding subunit: MNHLDPARHVRGESQYLDDILVQQGTLYAAVVESPVAHGKLLSIDFEAALDQPGVIRVLTAADIPGENQIGGIVPDEPLLAEGHVHFRGQPVALVLAETDHQAQAALRHVRVEVSPLPIITDPRVAAAQNELIVPPRTFQIGDTQAAWAQCAHVFEGVAESGGQEHLYIETQGAYAFPTEMGGVRIVSSTQGPTAVQRHTARVLGVGMHQVEVDVTRLGGGFGGKEDQATTWGALAALGAFVVRRPVKLVLDRMADMRMTGKRHPYSSDFKIGFDENLKLVAYEATFYQNAGAAADLSPAVLERTLFHATNSYFIPNVAATAYSCRTNLPPNTAFRGFGGPQGMFVMESALACAAERLGVPVAELQRRNLLREGDVLPYRQLAEGCYAEQAWDTAASLYNLPGLRAEVEAFNKQNQQFKKGLSVMPICFGISFTKTPMNQSRALVHIYTDGSVGVSTGAVEMGQGVNTKIMLVAARTLGISPERIKVESTNTTRVSNTSPSAASATADLNGKATEMACLALRERLLRLASAELKMDYEGLTIEDEQVLAAGTPADTTWEKLVSAAYWQRVSLTENAHYATPGIHFDAQTNQGHPFAYHVYGTALTTVTVDCLRGTYAFDAVQIAHDFGQSLHPQIDRGQIEGAVVQGMGWMTLEELVFNDEGRLLSNSLNSYKIPDLYSAPKVLDVHFLDTPGHPNAIMRSKAVGEPPLMYGIGAYFAVRDAIRNFRPGATLPFSAPITPEKVLLSLYPDVSLTHPVCTSTTATTSVAP, encoded by the coding sequence ATGAATCACCTCGACCCGGCCCGCCACGTGCGCGGCGAATCTCAGTACCTCGACGATATTCTGGTGCAACAAGGCACGTTGTACGCCGCCGTGGTAGAGTCGCCGGTGGCGCATGGCAAGCTACTTTCCATTGATTTTGAGGCCGCACTGGATCAGCCCGGCGTGATACGCGTGCTTACGGCTGCTGACATTCCCGGCGAAAATCAGATTGGCGGTATTGTGCCCGATGAACCGCTGCTGGCCGAGGGCCATGTGCATTTTCGGGGCCAGCCCGTGGCGCTGGTGCTGGCCGAAACCGACCATCAGGCCCAGGCGGCGCTGCGCCATGTGCGGGTAGAAGTTTCGCCACTGCCCATCATCACCGACCCGCGCGTAGCCGCTGCCCAGAACGAGCTGATTGTGCCGCCGCGCACGTTCCAGATCGGCGACACGCAGGCGGCCTGGGCGCAGTGCGCGCACGTGTTTGAAGGCGTAGCCGAATCGGGCGGACAGGAGCATTTGTACATCGAAACGCAGGGCGCCTACGCCTTCCCAACGGAAATGGGCGGGGTGCGCATCGTGTCCTCCACCCAGGGGCCCACGGCCGTGCAGCGCCATACGGCGCGGGTGCTGGGCGTGGGCATGCACCAGGTAGAAGTGGATGTAACGCGCCTCGGCGGGGGGTTTGGCGGCAAGGAAGACCAGGCCACTACCTGGGGCGCGCTGGCTGCGCTGGGCGCCTTTGTAGTGCGTAGGCCAGTAAAGCTGGTGCTCGACCGCATGGCCGACATGCGCATGACCGGCAAGCGCCACCCCTACTCTTCCGACTTCAAAATCGGCTTCGATGAGAACCTGAAGCTGGTGGCCTACGAGGCGACGTTCTACCAGAATGCTGGTGCCGCCGCCGACCTTTCGCCGGCCGTGCTGGAGCGCACGTTGTTCCACGCCACTAACAGCTATTTCATCCCAAACGTGGCGGCCACGGCCTACAGTTGCCGCACCAACCTACCGCCCAACACCGCTTTCCGGGGCTTTGGCGGGCCGCAAGGCATGTTCGTGATGGAGTCGGCGCTGGCGTGCGCGGCGGAGCGGCTGGGCGTGCCCGTGGCGGAGCTGCAGCGGCGCAATCTGCTGCGCGAAGGCGATGTGCTGCCTTACCGCCAGCTGGCCGAAGGCTGCTACGCCGAGCAGGCCTGGGACACGGCCGCCAGCCTCTACAACCTGCCTGGCCTACGGGCCGAAGTAGAGGCCTTCAACAAGCAGAATCAGCAATTCAAGAAGGGGCTCTCGGTGATGCCGATTTGCTTTGGCATCAGCTTCACCAAAACACCCATGAACCAATCGAGGGCGTTGGTGCACATCTACACCGATGGCTCGGTAGGCGTGAGCACGGGCGCCGTGGAAATGGGCCAGGGCGTGAACACCAAAATTATGCTGGTGGCGGCGCGCACGCTGGGCATCTCGCCGGAGCGCATCAAGGTAGAAAGCACCAACACCACCCGCGTGTCCAACACCTCCCCCTCAGCCGCCAGTGCCACCGCCGACCTCAACGGGAAAGCCACCGAAATGGCCTGCCTGGCCCTACGCGAGCGGCTGTTGCGCCTGGCCTCCGCGGAGCTGAAGATGGACTACGAAGGCCTGACCATCGAAGACGAGCAGGTACTAGCCGCCGGCACGCCTGCCGATACGACCTGGGAGAAGCTGGTTTCGGCGGCTTACTGGCAGCGCGTGAGCCTCACTGAAAACGCCCATTATGCCACGCCGGGCATTCATTTCGATGCCCAAACCAACCAGGGCCACCCGTTTGCCTACCACGTCTATGGTACGGCCCTGACTACCGTAACCGTAGATTGCCTGCGCGGCACGTATGCCTTTGATGCGGTGCAGATTGCCCACGACTTCGGCCAAAGCCTCCACCCCCAAATCGACCGGGGTCAGATTGAGGGCGCTGTGGTGCAAGGCATGGGCTGGATGACGCTGGAAGAACTTGTGTTCAACGACGAAGGCCGCCTGCTTAGCAACTCCCTCAACAGCTACAAAATCCCCGATCTGTATTCGGCCCCGAAAGTGCTGGATGTACATTTCCTTGATACTCCCGGCCACCCGAACGCCATCATGCGCTCCAAGGCTGTGGGCGAGCCACCCCTGATGTATGGCATTGGGGCGTATTTCGCCGTGCGCGACGCTATCCGCAACTTCCGCCCCGGCGCCACCCTCCCGTTTTCTGCTCCTATCACCCCCGAAAAGGTACTGCTCAGCCTGTACCCCGACGTTTCACTTACCCACCCAGTTTGTACTTCAACTACCGCAACCACCTCCGTGGCGCCCTGA
- a CDS encoding XdhC family protein, which produces MPYASPATPRDLPVWQHAAASLQAGVPVALLCVLASEGSSPGRQGFKMSVTADSSAGSIGGGVMEHKFVELARTRLPERSPRPLLRQQIHRKDSPADRSGMICSGEQWVLLFPLSLSDLPAVLACTEALTQNTSGLLVFSAEGGLQVQDVPSSAPRFGFQAGEQWQYQERLGFASRATIIGAGHVSLALCRVLAALDFELTVLDDRPDLPTLLANPFPHHKRTVAYENITAEIPEGPDEYVLIMTVGYRSDLVVLRQLLGHSVRYLGVLGSQAKIAELLSTLRAEGVSEESLARISAPIGLPIHSRTPEEIAISIAAELIQVRNR; this is translated from the coding sequence GTGCCCTACGCTTCCCCCGCTACCCCGCGCGACTTGCCCGTCTGGCAGCACGCGGCCGCTAGCCTGCAGGCGGGGGTGCCGGTGGCGCTGTTGTGTGTGCTGGCCAGCGAAGGCAGCAGCCCCGGCCGCCAGGGCTTTAAAATGAGCGTGACGGCCGATAGCTCGGCGGGCTCTATTGGCGGCGGCGTGATGGAGCACAAGTTCGTGGAGCTGGCCCGCACACGCCTGCCCGAACGGAGCCCTAGGCCACTCCTGCGCCAGCAGATTCATCGGAAAGACTCTCCCGCTGACCGCTCCGGCATGATCTGCTCCGGCGAGCAGTGGGTGCTGCTTTTCCCATTGAGTTTATCGGATTTGCCCGCTGTGCTAGCCTGCACAGAAGCCCTGACACAGAACACCAGTGGCCTACTGGTGTTCTCGGCGGAAGGTGGCCTACAGGTGCAGGATGTACCATCAAGCGCCCCGCGCTTTGGTTTTCAGGCTGGCGAGCAGTGGCAGTACCAGGAGCGCCTGGGATTTGCTTCGCGCGCCACCATCATCGGGGCCGGGCACGTAAGCTTGGCGCTGTGCCGGGTGCTGGCCGCGCTAGATTTTGAACTAACGGTGCTCGACGATCGGCCGGACCTGCCTACGCTGCTGGCCAACCCGTTTCCGCATCACAAGCGCACCGTGGCCTACGAGAATATAACGGCTGAAATTCCGGAAGGCCCCGATGAATACGTGCTCATCATGACCGTTGGCTACCGCTCCGATTTAGTGGTGCTGCGCCAGCTGCTAGGCCACTCTGTGCGCTACTTGGGCGTGCTCGGCAGCCAGGCCAAAATTGCGGAACTGCTGAGCACGTTGCGGGCCGAAGGGGTTTCAGAGGAAAGCTTGGCACGTATTTCGGCTCCTATAGGCCTACCCATTCATAGCCGCACACCAGAGGAAATTGCCATCAGCATTGCGGCAGAGCTAATTCAGGTGCGGAATCGTTGA
- a CDS encoding DUF4136 domain-containing protein, whose protein sequence is MKPFLLLLVGLCAALSGCLMSREARVESDYSFAGQFRRYRTYEFVTGEGITSDTSKLGEAVRDAIRTRMKVQGYRPARRRPDLLVNFRLFEGSMRFRGYQQPEFSRWVKTGYAEGEDTPADQRQGYSPVRMLLLDGTLLVTLIDNETNRAVWNGYASGVTVPNGPQGEVILRRSVRSIFDQYHVFTEGYLEQN, encoded by the coding sequence ATGAAACCGTTTCTACTCCTGCTGGTAGGCCTCTGTGCGGCCTTATCTGGCTGCCTGATGTCGAGGGAGGCTCGCGTAGAGTCTGACTATAGCTTTGCCGGCCAGTTTCGGCGCTACCGTACGTATGAGTTTGTGACGGGTGAGGGCATCACTTCCGATACCAGTAAGCTGGGCGAAGCAGTGCGAGACGCCATCCGTACCCGGATGAAAGTGCAGGGGTACCGCCCTGCCCGCCGCCGGCCCGACCTGCTGGTAAACTTCCGGCTGTTTGAGGGCAGCATGCGCTTTCGGGGCTATCAGCAACCAGAGTTTTCGCGATGGGTAAAAACGGGCTATGCCGAGGGCGAGGACACGCCCGCTGATCAGCGCCAAGGCTATAGCCCCGTCCGAATGCTGCTGCTGGATGGTACTCTACTGGTTACGCTGATTGATAACGAAACCAACCGGGCCGTTTGGAACGGCTACGCTTCCGGCGTTACGGTACCGAACGGCCCCCAGGGCGAGGTAATCCTGCGCCGCTCCGTCCGCTCCATCTTCGACCAGTACCACGTCTTCACGGAAGGCTATCTGGAGCAGAACTGA
- a CDS encoding GNAT family N-acetyltransferase produces MSATFRFLPNLPSDGPEWQRLLVLLATVFSTTPEEQAAELRYQQARGPVHVWLAEAGGQLVGCKLGYERKPGHYYSWLGGVESDFRGQGIAAELMRRQHAWCQQQAYRRIRTQTYNQWRAMLILNLHHGYDVVGTLQGAHGLVIVLEKVLANPETAEAQSYASK; encoded by the coding sequence ATGTCTGCAACGTTTCGTTTCCTGCCCAATCTGCCCTCTGATGGCCCTGAGTGGCAGCGCCTGTTGGTGTTGCTTGCTACCGTTTTTTCTACTACTCCGGAAGAGCAAGCTGCCGAGCTGCGCTACCAGCAGGCCCGTGGGCCAGTGCACGTGTGGTTGGCAGAGGCAGGCGGCCAATTGGTGGGTTGTAAGTTGGGCTATGAGCGCAAGCCGGGCCATTATTACAGCTGGCTGGGCGGAGTAGAATCTGATTTTCGGGGGCAGGGCATAGCGGCGGAACTCATGCGCCGACAACATGCTTGGTGCCAGCAGCAGGCCTACCGTCGCATCCGGACGCAGACCTACAACCAGTGGCGCGCCATGCTGATTCTGAACCTGCACCACGGCTACGATGTAGTAGGCACCCTGCAGGGCGCGCATGGTCTGGTTATCGTACTGGAAAAAGTGCTGGCCAACCCCGAAACTGCTGAGGCACAAAGTTATGCTAGCAAATAG
- a CDS encoding ABC transporter ATP-binding protein — MARSDSFFSTISAKKPRPDGKPALSVQERFSALKNLPEFLRLVWHTSPALTMGNIGLRLLRAALPVAMLYVGQLILDAVVQLSRQPAPERVLTPVLLLVALEFGLAILSDALGRGVALLDSLLGDLFANQTSVRLMQHAAELDLDQFEDSTFYDKLERARRQTLSRTVLMAQVLSQAQDFITMTFLAVGLVAFNPWLLLLLLVAVVPAFLGESHFNERSYSLVHGWTPERRELDYLRQTGASDETAKEVKIFGLSGFLIDRFRTLSDDFYQKNKDLVIRRAGWGTFFAAVGAAGYYGAYVYIISQAVYGHVSIGQLTFLAGSFARMRGLLEGILSRFSSVAEGALYLQDFFDFFHLQPRIRRGDASTVRPFPHPIRLGFTFENVGFKYRNAEKWALRNLNFTLQAGEKLALVGENGAGKTTLVKLLSRLYDPSEGRILLDGYDLREYDPAELRQEIGVIFQDFVRFQLPAGQNLAVGRIEQKDNQPRIEQAASQSLADSVIAKLPQGYDQMIGRRFNGGVDLSGGEWQKIALGRAYMRDAQLLILDEPTAALDARAEYEVFQRFNDLTKGKTAVLISHRFSTVRMANRILVIENGQFVEIGSHEELLAKGGRYAELFQLQAAGYR, encoded by the coding sequence ATGGCTCGTTCCGATTCTTTCTTTTCTACTATATCCGCCAAAAAGCCGCGCCCCGATGGCAAGCCGGCGCTTTCCGTACAGGAGCGGTTTTCGGCTCTCAAGAACCTACCGGAATTTCTGCGCCTGGTATGGCATACCAGCCCGGCCCTCACGATGGGCAACATAGGCCTACGCCTGCTGCGGGCGGCCCTGCCCGTGGCCATGCTCTATGTAGGCCAGTTGATTCTGGATGCCGTGGTGCAGCTCAGCCGCCAGCCGGCTCCCGAGCGCGTGCTCACGCCCGTGTTGCTGCTGGTAGCGCTGGAGTTTGGCCTGGCCATTCTTTCTGATGCGCTGGGCCGCGGCGTAGCGCTGCTGGATTCTCTGCTTGGCGACCTGTTCGCTAACCAAACCTCCGTGCGCCTCATGCAACACGCCGCTGAGCTAGACCTGGACCAGTTTGAGGACAGCACCTTCTACGATAAGCTGGAGCGGGCACGTCGCCAGACGCTTTCCCGCACCGTACTCATGGCCCAGGTGCTCAGTCAGGCCCAGGATTTCATCACGATGACGTTTCTGGCCGTAGGCTTGGTGGCTTTCAATCCGTGGCTGCTGCTGCTTCTGTTAGTGGCCGTGGTGCCGGCGTTCCTGGGCGAGTCGCACTTCAATGAGCGCAGCTACTCGCTGGTGCATGGCTGGACGCCCGAGCGGCGCGAGCTGGACTACCTGCGCCAGACTGGTGCTTCCGACGAGACAGCTAAGGAGGTCAAGATTTTCGGCCTGTCAGGCTTCCTCATTGATCGGTTCCGAACGCTGTCCGACGACTTTTACCAGAAAAACAAAGACCTCGTGATTCGGCGGGCCGGGTGGGGCACATTCTTCGCGGCAGTGGGCGCAGCTGGCTACTACGGGGCCTACGTGTACATTATAAGCCAAGCCGTGTACGGGCATGTGAGTATAGGCCAGCTCACCTTTCTGGCGGGCTCCTTCGCTCGGATGCGGGGCTTACTGGAGGGAATTCTAAGCCGGTTTAGCTCCGTGGCCGAAGGGGCGCTGTACCTGCAGGATTTCTTCGATTTTTTCCACCTGCAGCCCCGCATTCGGCGTGGCGATGCCAGCACCGTACGACCTTTTCCGCATCCTATCCGGCTGGGCTTTACTTTCGAGAATGTGGGGTTCAAGTATCGCAACGCCGAAAAATGGGCCTTACGCAACCTCAACTTTACATTGCAGGCTGGCGAGAAACTTGCGCTGGTAGGCGAAAATGGAGCCGGCAAGACTACGCTCGTGAAGCTACTTTCCCGCCTCTACGACCCCTCGGAAGGCCGCATTCTGCTGGATGGCTACGACCTGCGCGAGTATGACCCCGCCGAGCTGCGCCAGGAAATAGGTGTGATTTTTCAGGACTTCGTGCGTTTCCAGCTGCCGGCGGGCCAGAACTTGGCTGTGGGCCGCATCGAGCAGAAAGACAACCAGCCGCGCATCGAGCAGGCGGCCTCCCAGAGCCTCGCCGACTCTGTTATTGCCAAGCTGCCCCAGGGCTACGACCAGATGATTGGCCGCCGCTTCAATGGCGGCGTAGACCTGAGCGGCGGCGAGTGGCAGAAAATTGCGCTGGGCCGCGCCTACATGCGCGACGCCCAACTCTTAATTCTGGATGAGCCCACCGCCGCCCTCGACGCCCGCGCTGAGTATGAAGTGTTCCAACGCTTCAACGACCTGACCAAGGGCAAAACCGCCGTGCTCATCTCGCACCGCTTCAGCACCGTGCGCATGGCCAACCGCATTCTGGTGATTGAAAACGGGCAATTTGTGGAAATCGGGAGCCACGAGGAACTGCTGGCCAAAGGTGGGCGCTACGCCGAACTGTTCCAGCTGCAGGCGGCCGGGTATCGCTAA
- a CDS encoding catalase has translation MSQEPEKHNGSNGHASNGNGTGTAVTGAGTSEDPRTAAGENPQTLTTRQGHPLTNNQNLRTVGNRGPATLENYQFLEKISHFDRERVPERVVHARGAGAHGVFEAYGKVGNEPIEKYTRAKLFNKAGKQTPVFVRFSTVGHGGHSPETLRDPRGFAVKFYTEDGNWDLVGNNLKVFFIRDAMKFPDLIHSQKPDPVHNRQTGERIFDFISNTPEAMHMVSFLFSPWGIPANYRQMQGSGVNTYKWVNAAGEAVLVKYHWEPLQGIKNLTAQEAEAIQAKNFNHATQDLFEHIAKGEFPEWELRVQIMSDDEHPELDFDPLDDTKIWPEDQFPHLPVGKMTLNKNPENYFAEVEQSAFGTGVLVDGLDFSDDKMLQGRTFSYSDTQRYRVGTNYLQLPINAPKKHVATNQRDGQMAYHVDSAPGQNNHVNYEPSSLNGLKEAPRTAPDHTPQYTGRLLRETIDRTNNFKQAGERYRLHEDWERNDLINNMVGALADANHKVSDKMVELCTNCDPDWGRRLAEGLQAARAGKTAEGGNQYNESQGSKAVAEAEAIAHDAKPY, from the coding sequence ATGAGTCAAGAACCAGAAAAGCACAACGGCTCCAATGGCCACGCCAGCAACGGCAATGGCACTGGAACGGCCGTAACGGGCGCAGGTACCTCTGAGGACCCGCGCACCGCAGCCGGCGAGAATCCGCAGACCCTGACCACCCGCCAGGGCCACCCTCTGACCAACAACCAGAACCTGCGCACCGTGGGCAACCGCGGCCCCGCTACGCTGGAAAACTATCAGTTCCTGGAAAAAATCAGCCACTTCGACCGGGAGCGGGTGCCGGAGCGCGTGGTGCACGCCCGCGGTGCCGGGGCACACGGTGTGTTTGAGGCCTATGGCAAAGTGGGCAACGAGCCCATCGAGAAGTACACCCGCGCCAAGCTGTTCAACAAAGCTGGCAAGCAGACGCCCGTATTCGTGCGCTTCAGCACCGTAGGCCACGGCGGCCACTCGCCGGAAACGCTGCGCGACCCACGCGGCTTCGCGGTGAAGTTCTATACCGAAGATGGCAACTGGGACTTGGTGGGCAACAACCTGAAGGTGTTTTTCATCCGGGACGCGATGAAGTTCCCAGATCTGATTCACTCGCAGAAGCCCGATCCGGTGCACAATCGCCAGACCGGTGAGCGAATTTTCGACTTTATCTCCAATACGCCGGAGGCCATGCATATGGTGTCGTTCCTGTTTTCGCCTTGGGGCATTCCGGCCAACTACCGCCAAATGCAAGGCTCAGGCGTGAACACCTATAAGTGGGTGAATGCGGCTGGCGAAGCTGTGCTGGTGAAGTACCATTGGGAGCCGCTGCAGGGCATTAAAAACCTCACGGCGCAGGAGGCGGAAGCCATTCAGGCCAAGAACTTCAACCACGCCACCCAAGACTTGTTCGAGCACATTGCCAAAGGCGAATTCCCGGAGTGGGAGCTGCGCGTGCAGATTATGTCTGATGACGAACACCCCGAGCTGGACTTCGACCCGTTGGATGATACCAAAATCTGGCCCGAAGATCAGTTCCCGCATCTGCCAGTAGGCAAGATGACGCTCAATAAAAACCCCGAAAACTACTTCGCCGAGGTAGAGCAATCGGCGTTTGGTACGGGTGTGCTGGTAGATGGCCTCGATTTCTCCGACGATAAGATGCTGCAGGGGCGCACGTTCTCCTACTCTGATACGCAGCGCTACAGGGTGGGCACCAACTACCTGCAGCTGCCCATCAACGCGCCCAAAAAGCACGTGGCCACCAATCAGCGCGACGGCCAGATGGCCTACCACGTTGATTCGGCGCCGGGCCAGAACAACCACGTAAACTACGAGCCGAGCAGCCTCAACGGGCTGAAGGAAGCCCCCCGCACGGCCCCCGACCATACACCCCAGTACACGGGCCGCTTGCTGCGCGAAACCATTGACCGCACCAATAACTTCAAGCAAGCCGGCGAGCGGTACCGTCTGCATGAAGACTGGGAGCGGAACGACCTCATCAACAATATGGTGGGCGCCCTGGCCGATGCCAATCATAAGGTAAGCGACAAGATGGTGGAGCTCTGCACCAACTGTGACCCTGACTGGGGCCGCCGCCTCGCCGAGGGCCTGCAAGCAGCCCGCGCCGGAAAAACGGCGGAGGGTGGCAATCAGTACAATGAAAGCCAAGGCTCAAAGGCCGTAGCCGAAGCAGAGGCTATAGCGCACGACGCTAAGCCTTATTAA